The Streptomyces spororaveus genome includes a region encoding these proteins:
- a CDS encoding histidinol-phosphate transaminase, which yields MEGPHPVSIGIDDLPIRDELRGKSPYGAPQLDVPVQLNTNENPYELPDELVARIAERVAEAARTLNRYPDRDAVELRTELAAYLTRTGKHPVARENVWAANGSNEVIQQLLQTFGGPGRTALGFEPSYSMHALISRGTGTGWISGPRREDFRLDVEAAEQAITENAPDVVFITSPNNPTGTAVEAETVLALYEAAQAAKPSLVIVDEAYVEFSHRDSLLPLIEGRPNMVISRTMSKAFGAAGLRLGYLAAHPAVVDAVQLVRLPYHLSAVTQATALAALEHTDTLLGYVEQLKAERDRLVAALRAIGFEVTDSDANFIQFGKFEDSHTAWQKILDQGVLVRDNGVPGWLRVTAGTPAENDAFLEAVRALKKEQHA from the coding sequence ATGGAAGGTCCCCACCCAGTGAGCATCGGCATCGACGACCTGCCCATCCGGGACGAACTGCGCGGCAAGAGCCCGTACGGCGCCCCGCAGCTCGACGTGCCCGTCCAGCTGAACACCAACGAGAACCCCTACGAGCTGCCCGACGAGCTCGTCGCGCGCATCGCCGAGCGCGTCGCCGAAGCGGCCCGCACCCTCAACCGCTACCCCGACCGGGACGCGGTCGAGCTGCGCACCGAGCTGGCCGCCTACCTCACCCGTACCGGCAAGCACCCGGTGGCGCGGGAGAACGTATGGGCCGCCAACGGCTCCAACGAGGTCATCCAGCAGCTGCTGCAGACCTTCGGCGGGCCCGGCCGCACCGCGCTCGGTTTCGAACCCTCCTACTCGATGCACGCGCTGATCTCCCGCGGCACCGGCACCGGCTGGATCTCCGGGCCGCGCCGCGAGGACTTCCGCCTCGACGTGGAGGCGGCGGAGCAGGCGATCACCGAGAACGCCCCCGACGTCGTCTTCATCACCTCGCCCAACAACCCCACGGGCACCGCGGTCGAGGCCGAGACGGTCCTCGCCCTCTACGAGGCCGCGCAGGCCGCCAAGCCCTCTCTCGTCATCGTCGACGAGGCCTACGTGGAGTTCAGCCACCGGGACTCGCTGCTGCCCCTCATCGAGGGCCGCCCGAACATGGTGATCTCCCGGACCATGTCCAAGGCCTTCGGCGCGGCAGGCCTGCGCCTCGGCTACCTGGCGGCGCACCCCGCCGTCGTCGACGCCGTCCAGCTGGTGCGCCTGCCGTACCACCTGTCCGCCGTCACCCAGGCCACCGCACTGGCCGCACTGGAGCACACCGACACCCTGCTCGGCTACGTCGAGCAGCTCAAGGCCGAGCGCGACCGCCTGGTCGCCGCACTGCGGGCCATCGGCTTCGAGGTCACCGATTCCGACGCGAACTTCATCCAGTTCGGGAAGTTCGAGGACTCGCACACCGCCTGGCAGAAGATCCTCGACCAGGGCGTCCTGGTCCGGGACAACGGCGTACCGGGATGGCTGCGGGTCACCGCGGGCACCCCGGCGGAGAACGACGCGTTCCTGGAAGCGGTTCGCGCACTGAAGAAGGAGCAGCACGCATGA
- a CDS encoding oxidoreductase: protein MTEARTDGEPADLTAAERRMWDAFRTGSICDLSTRAADRDDPHGEHVWGPERSVRARVVARLLLHGPPPVPGRVASLKLRGVRISGRLELSGGAVAPYVELQSCRFDSEIQLSEARFGTLRLINCAIPRLEAARLHTEGDLHLPRCRVARGIRLTDAQIGTDLLVSQAVVQRDNKGRAIAADGMSVAQDFQAELLETYGEVSLRGAKVGVSMNLRGARLRNPYGRYALNAPQLTVERTLYLTSIALDYAAAGGGSSTPPYGLGATPTRGQRAQRFECRGGLRLDDGRFGDAIDFYGARFTLAAEQEISLRRIQTPEFRFVGERPELGRVVVSGAKVVKLVDTSTSWPGPGGVSIEGFVYENLAPRGHFPLSRRLEWVEAATPEYSPEPYERLAAVLRASGEDQDAREVLLAKQRRRRATLTPGPKAWGYLQDWTVVYGYRPGRAALWMAVLWAAGTLLFSQLHPPAIKEDEHPQWSAALYALDLLLPVIDLGQQGQWKLEGGWQWGAAGLVIMGWILATTVAAGASRLLRRG, encoded by the coding sequence GTGACCGAGGCGCGCACGGACGGGGAACCGGCGGATCTCACCGCTGCCGAACGCCGCATGTGGGACGCGTTCCGCACGGGCAGCATCTGCGATCTCAGCACGCGCGCCGCCGACCGGGACGACCCGCACGGCGAGCACGTCTGGGGGCCCGAGCGCAGCGTCCGCGCGCGGGTGGTGGCCCGGCTGCTGCTGCACGGGCCGCCGCCCGTGCCGGGCCGGGTGGCCTCGCTGAAGCTGCGCGGGGTGCGGATCAGCGGGCGGCTGGAACTGTCCGGCGGCGCGGTGGCCCCGTACGTGGAGCTCCAGTCCTGCCGCTTCGACAGCGAGATCCAGCTGTCCGAGGCCCGTTTCGGCACGCTGCGCCTGATCAACTGCGCGATACCGCGGCTGGAGGCCGCCCGGCTGCACACCGAGGGCGATCTGCACCTGCCGCGCTGCCGGGTGGCGCGCGGGATCCGGCTCACCGACGCGCAGATCGGTACCGACCTGCTGGTCAGCCAGGCGGTGGTGCAGCGGGACAACAAGGGCCGGGCGATCGCCGCGGACGGGATGTCGGTCGCGCAGGACTTCCAGGCGGAGCTGCTGGAGACGTACGGGGAGGTGAGCCTGCGCGGCGCCAAAGTGGGCGTGTCGATGAACCTGCGGGGGGCCCGCCTGCGCAACCCGTACGGGCGGTACGCGCTGAACGCCCCGCAGCTGACCGTCGAGCGGACCCTGTACCTGACCTCCATCGCGCTGGACTACGCGGCGGCGGGCGGGGGCTCCTCCACTCCCCCGTACGGGCTGGGGGCGACGCCCACGCGCGGTCAGCGGGCCCAGCGCTTCGAGTGCCGGGGCGGGCTGCGGCTGGACGACGGCCGGTTCGGGGACGCGATCGACTTCTACGGCGCCCGGTTCACGCTCGCCGCCGAGCAGGAGATATCCCTGCGCCGGATTCAGACGCCGGAGTTCCGTTTCGTCGGCGAGCGGCCGGAGCTCGGGCGGGTGGTGGTGTCCGGGGCCAAGGTGGTCAAGCTCGTCGACACCTCGACGAGCTGGCCGGGCCCGGGCGGGGTGTCCATCGAGGGGTTCGTCTACGAGAACCTCGCGCCCCGGGGTCATTTCCCGCTCTCCCGCCGCCTGGAGTGGGTGGAGGCGGCCACGCCCGAGTACTCGCCGGAGCCGTACGAGCGGCTGGCCGCCGTACTGCGGGCCAGCGGCGAGGACCAGGACGCCCGCGAGGTGCTGCTGGCCAAGCAGCGGCGGCGCCGGGCCACGCTGACACCGGGGCCGAAGGCGTGGGGGTACCTCCAGGACTGGACGGTGGTCTACGGCTACCGGCCGGGCCGGGCCGCGCTGTGGATGGCGGTGCTGTGGGCGGCGGGGACGCTGCTGTTCTCCCAGCTGCACCCGCCGGCGATCAAGGAGGACGAGCATCCGCAGTGGAGTGCCGCCCTGTACGCGCTGGACCTGCTGCTGCCGGTGATCGACCTCGGCCAGCAGGGCCAGTGGAAGCTGGAGGGCGGCTGGCAGTGGGGGGCGGCCGGGCTCGTCATCATGGGCTGGATCCTGGCGACGACGGTGGCGGCGGGCGCCTCCCGGCTGCTGCGGCGCGGGTGA
- the hisB gene encoding imidazoleglycerol-phosphate dehydratase HisB, producing MSRIGRVERTTKETSVVVEINLDGTGQVDVSTGVGFYDHMLDQLGRHGLFDLTVKTEGDLHIDSHHTIEDSALALGAAFKQALGDKVGIYRFGNCTVPLDESLAQVTVDLSGRPYLVHTEPENMAPMIGTYDTTMTRHIFESFVAQAQIALHIHVPYGRNAHHIVECQFKALARALRYAAEFDPRAAGILPSTKGAL from the coding sequence ATGAGCCGCATCGGACGGGTCGAACGGACCACCAAGGAGACCTCGGTCGTCGTCGAGATAAACCTCGACGGCACCGGCCAGGTCGACGTCTCGACGGGCGTGGGCTTCTACGACCACATGCTCGACCAGCTCGGCCGCCACGGCCTCTTCGACCTCACCGTCAAGACCGAGGGCGACCTGCACATCGACAGCCACCACACCATCGAGGACAGCGCGCTCGCCCTCGGCGCCGCCTTCAAGCAGGCCCTCGGCGACAAGGTCGGCATCTACCGCTTCGGCAACTGCACCGTGCCGCTCGACGAGTCCCTCGCCCAGGTGACCGTCGACCTGTCCGGCCGCCCCTACCTCGTGCACACCGAGCCCGAGAACATGGCGCCGATGATCGGCACGTACGACACGACGATGACCCGGCACATCTTCGAGTCCTTCGTCGCGCAGGCCCAGATCGCCCTGCACATCCACGTCCCGTACGGCCGCAACGCCCACCACATCGTGGAGTGCCAGTTCAAGGCCCTCGCGCGGGCCCTGCGCTACGCCGCCGAGTTCGACCCCCGCGCGGCCGGCATCCTGCCCTCCACGAAGGGCGCCCTCTAG
- a CDS encoding RidA family protein: protein MSNSPDSTADVRRISSGGAYEDVIGYSRAVALANGLVLVSGCTAADAGGPYDQTVKAFEVAFKALAEAGLGPEDVVRTRMYLTHARDVDEVGRAHKQLFDTVRPAATMLIVSGFVDPGMVVEVEVEAFRAVAR from the coding sequence ATGAGCAACTCCCCCGACTCCACGGCCGACGTACGGCGCATCTCCTCCGGCGGCGCCTACGAGGACGTCATCGGCTACTCGCGCGCCGTGGCCCTCGCCAACGGCCTGGTCCTGGTCTCCGGCTGCACCGCCGCCGACGCGGGCGGCCCGTACGACCAGACGGTCAAGGCCTTCGAGGTCGCGTTCAAGGCGCTCGCCGAGGCCGGCCTGGGACCCGAGGACGTGGTCCGCACCCGCATGTACCTCACGCACGCCCGGGACGTCGACGAGGTCGGCCGCGCCCACAAGCAGCTCTTCGACACGGTCCGGCCCGCCGCGACCATGCTCATCGTCTCCGGCTTCGTCGACCCCGGCATGGTCGTCGAGGTGGAGGTCGAGGCGTTCAGGGCGGTGGCCCGATGA
- the hisH gene encoding imidazole glycerol phosphate synthase subunit HisH, with translation MSAVRPTKNVVVFDYGFGNVRSAERALARVGANVEITRDYDKAMDADGLLVPGVGAFSACMQGLKEARGDWIIGRRLSGGRPVMGICVGMQILFERGIEHGVETEGLDEWPGTVGPLKAPIVPHMGWNTVEAPADSQAFKGLDADARFYFVHSYAARDWSLEITNPLIRAPKVTWATHGERFVAAVENRALWATQFHPEKSGDAGAQLLTNWIETL, from the coding sequence ATGAGCGCAGTCCGCCCCACCAAGAACGTCGTCGTCTTCGACTACGGCTTCGGAAACGTCCGCTCCGCCGAGCGGGCCCTCGCCCGTGTCGGCGCGAACGTCGAGATCACCCGCGACTACGACAAGGCCATGGACGCCGACGGGCTCCTGGTCCCCGGCGTCGGCGCCTTCTCCGCCTGCATGCAGGGCCTCAAGGAGGCCCGCGGCGACTGGATCATCGGCCGCCGCCTCTCCGGCGGCCGCCCGGTCATGGGCATCTGCGTCGGCATGCAGATCCTCTTCGAGCGCGGCATCGAGCACGGCGTCGAGACCGAGGGCCTGGACGAGTGGCCCGGCACCGTCGGCCCGCTCAAGGCCCCGATCGTCCCCCACATGGGCTGGAACACCGTCGAGGCCCCGGCCGACAGCCAGGCCTTCAAGGGCCTGGACGCCGACGCCCGGTTCTACTTCGTGCACTCCTACGCGGCGCGCGACTGGAGCCTCGAAATCACCAACCCGCTGATCCGCGCCCCCAAGGTCACCTGGGCCACCCACGGCGAGCGTTTCGTGGCGGCGGTGGAGAACCGGGCCCTGTGGGCCACGCAGTTCCACCCCGAGAAGTCCGGCGACGCCGGCGCCCAGCTCCTCACCAACTGGATCGAGACCCTGTGA
- the priA gene encoding bifunctional 1-(5-phosphoribosyl)-5-((5-phosphoribosylamino)methylideneamino)imidazole-4-carboxamide isomerase/phosphoribosylanthranilate isomerase PriA yields MTAPTLELLPAVDVRDGQAVRLVHGVSGSETSYGSPLDAALAWQRSGAEWLHLVDLDAAFGTGDNRALVAEITRAMDIKVELSGGIRDDASLAAALATGCTRVNLGTAALETPEWAAKAIAEHGDRIAIGLDVRGTTLKGRGWTSEGGDLYETLARLDSEGCARYVVTDIGKDGTLTGPNLELLKNVCAATDRPVVASGGISSLDDLRALSDLVPLGVEGAIVGKALYAKAFTLEEALKVVSA; encoded by the coding sequence ATGACCGCACCCACGCTCGAACTCCTGCCCGCGGTCGACGTCCGCGACGGCCAGGCCGTCCGCCTCGTGCACGGGGTGTCCGGCAGCGAGACCTCCTACGGCTCCCCGCTGGACGCGGCCCTCGCTTGGCAGCGCTCCGGCGCCGAATGGCTGCACCTGGTCGACCTCGACGCCGCCTTCGGCACCGGCGACAACCGCGCCCTGGTCGCCGAGATCACCCGCGCCATGGACATCAAGGTCGAGCTCTCCGGCGGCATCCGCGACGACGCCTCGCTCGCCGCGGCCCTCGCCACCGGCTGCACCCGCGTCAACCTGGGCACCGCCGCCCTGGAGACCCCCGAGTGGGCGGCCAAGGCCATCGCCGAGCACGGCGACAGGATCGCGATCGGCCTCGACGTGCGCGGCACCACCCTCAAGGGACGCGGCTGGACCAGCGAGGGCGGCGACCTCTACGAGACCCTCGCCCGACTGGACTCCGAGGGCTGCGCCCGGTACGTCGTCACCGACATCGGCAAGGACGGCACGCTGACCGGCCCCAACCTGGAGCTGCTCAAGAACGTCTGCGCCGCCACCGACCGGCCCGTCGTCGCCTCCGGCGGCATCTCCTCGCTCGACGACCTGCGGGCGCTGTCCGACCTGGTCCCGCTGGGCGTCGAGGGCGCCATCGTCGGCAAGGCCCTGTACGCCAAGGCCTTCACCCTGGAAGAAGCCCTGAAGGTGGTCTCCGCATGA
- the hisD gene encoding histidinol dehydrogenase, translated as MISRIDLRGDALPEGGALRDLLPRAEFDVEAALEKVRPICEDVHHRGTAALIEYAKKFDGVELSQVRVPAEAIKAALEQLDPAVRAALEESIRRARIVHRNQRRTEHTTQVVPGGTVTEKWVPVERVGLYAPGGRSVYPSSVVMNVVPAQEAGVESIALASPPQKEFEGLPHPTILAACALLGVDEVYAAGGAQAVAMFAYGTEECAPANMVTGPGNVWVAAAKRYFTGKIGIDTEAGPTEIAVLADSTADPVHVAADLISQAEHDPLAAAVLVTDSAELADAVEKELEPQVAATKHVEDRIKPALAGKQSAIVLVDSLEDGLKVVDAYGAEHLEIQTADAAAWAARVRNAGAIFVGPWAPVSLGDYCAGSNHVLPTGGCACHSSGLSVQSFLRGIHIVDYTRDALAEVTHHVVTLAEAEDLPAHGAALKARFGWKVPTQ; from the coding sequence GTGATCTCTCGTATCGACCTGCGCGGTGACGCCCTCCCCGAGGGCGGCGCCCTGCGCGATCTGCTGCCCCGTGCCGAGTTCGACGTAGAAGCTGCCCTGGAGAAGGTGCGGCCCATCTGCGAGGACGTCCATCATCGTGGCACGGCGGCGCTGATCGAGTACGCGAAGAAGTTCGACGGGGTCGAACTCTCGCAGGTCCGGGTACCCGCGGAGGCCATCAAGGCCGCCCTGGAGCAGCTGGACCCGGCGGTCCGCGCCGCCCTGGAGGAGTCGATCCGGCGCGCCCGGATCGTGCACCGGAACCAGCGCCGCACCGAGCACACCACCCAGGTGGTCCCCGGCGGCACCGTGACCGAGAAGTGGGTTCCGGTGGAGCGCGTGGGGCTGTACGCCCCCGGAGGCCGCTCGGTCTACCCGTCCTCCGTCGTCATGAACGTCGTACCGGCCCAGGAGGCGGGCGTCGAGTCGATCGCGCTCGCGTCCCCGCCGCAGAAGGAGTTCGAGGGCCTTCCGCACCCCACGATCCTCGCCGCGTGCGCGCTGCTCGGCGTGGACGAGGTGTACGCGGCGGGCGGTGCGCAGGCCGTGGCGATGTTCGCGTACGGCACCGAGGAGTGCGCCCCCGCCAACATGGTGACCGGCCCCGGCAACGTCTGGGTCGCCGCCGCCAAGCGCTACTTCACCGGGAAGATCGGCATCGACACCGAGGCCGGCCCGACCGAGATCGCCGTCCTCGCCGACTCCACGGCCGACCCGGTGCACGTCGCCGCCGACCTGATCAGCCAGGCCGAGCACGACCCGCTCGCCGCCGCCGTCCTCGTCACGGACTCCGCGGAGCTCGCGGACGCCGTCGAGAAGGAGCTGGAGCCGCAGGTCGCCGCGACCAAGCACGTCGAGGACCGGATCAAGCCCGCCCTCGCCGGCAAGCAGTCCGCGATCGTCCTGGTCGACAGCCTGGAGGACGGCCTCAAGGTCGTCGACGCCTACGGCGCCGAGCACCTGGAGATCCAGACCGCCGACGCCGCCGCCTGGGCCGCCCGCGTACGCAACGCCGGCGCGATCTTCGTCGGCCCGTGGGCCCCGGTCTCCCTCGGCGACTACTGCGCCGGCTCGAACCACGTCCTGCCCACCGGCGGCTGCGCCTGCCACTCCTCCGGCCTGTCCGTGCAGTCCTTCCTGCGCGGCATCCACATCGTCGACTACACCCGCGACGCCCTCGCCGAGGTCACCCACCACGTGGTGACCCTCGCCGAGGCCGAGGACCTGCCCGCCCACGGCGCCGCCCTCAAGGCACGCTTCGGATGGAAGGTCCCCACCCAGTGA
- a CDS encoding LON peptidase substrate-binding domain-containing protein yields the protein MTTVRLPLFPLNSVLFPGLVIPLNIFEERYRAMMRELLKTAEDEPRRFAVVAIRDGREVAPTAPGLPDQTALPERGPAAGFGPDPIQAFHRVGCIADAATVREREDGSFEVLATGTTRVRLVSVDASGPFLTAELEELPEDSGEGAGVLAEGVLRAFRNYQKRLAGARERSLTGAELPDEPSVVSYLVAAAAVLDIPAKQRLLQAPDTATRLAEELKLLRTETAVIRHLPSLPAVDLTRAPTSPN from the coding sequence GTGACCACCGTTCGCCTGCCACTCTTCCCGCTGAACTCGGTGCTGTTCCCGGGACTCGTCATCCCGCTGAACATCTTCGAGGAGCGTTATCGCGCCATGATGCGCGAGCTGCTGAAGACGGCCGAGGACGAGCCGCGCCGTTTCGCGGTCGTCGCGATCCGCGACGGCCGGGAGGTCGCGCCGACCGCGCCCGGCCTGCCGGACCAGACGGCTCTGCCCGAGCGGGGCCCGGCGGCGGGCTTCGGCCCGGACCCGATCCAGGCCTTCCACCGGGTGGGCTGCATCGCCGACGCGGCGACCGTCCGGGAGCGGGAGGACGGCAGCTTCGAGGTCCTGGCGACCGGTACGACGCGGGTCCGCCTGGTCTCGGTCGACGCCTCGGGCCCCTTCCTGACGGCGGAGCTGGAAGAGCTCCCGGAGGACTCGGGCGAGGGCGCGGGTGTGCTGGCCGAGGGGGTGCTGCGGGCCTTCCGCAACTACCAGAAACGGCTGGCCGGAGCCCGCGAGCGGTCCCTGACGGGTGCCGAGCTCCCCGACGAGCCCTCGGTGGTCTCCTACCTGGTGGCAGCGGCGGCGGTGCTGGACATCCCGGCGAAGCAGCGGCTGCTCCAGGCCCCGGACACCGCGACCCGGCTGGCGGAGGAGCTGAAGCTGCTGCGTACGGAGACGGCG